A section of the Mycoplasmopsis synoviae ATCC 25204 genome encodes:
- a CDS encoding MMB_0454 family protein has translation MNQIKLSINNSNYAFIKENAILQVIQSVIFKMNQKLSLASAIELNFEEDNENLSINLYLKLNIEKFSLADIMQELTNRINERVKALIGKFPKNLSVSVLEINHV, from the coding sequence ATGAATCAAATTAAGCTTTCAATTAATAATTCAAATTACGCCTTTATTAAAGAAAATGCGATTTTGCAAGTAATTCAAAGCGTAATTTTTAAAATGAATCAAAAATTAAGCCTAGCCTCTGCTATTGAACTTAATTTTGAAGAAGACAATGAAAATCTGTCAATAAATTTATATTTAAAACTAAATATTGAAAAATTTAGCCTTGCTGATATTATGCAAGAGCTAACCAATAGAATCAACGAAAGAGTTAAAGCTTTAATTGGTAAATTTCCAAAGAATTTATCAGTTAGCGTTTTAGAGATAAATCATGTTTAA
- a CDS encoding ArsR/SmtB family transcription factor, whose protein sequence is MNKIYKLLSSKLRLAIVMHLYSCSISDCNVDDLVQQFKVKQANLSKNLKILLDSNVIEFTKNKRFIYYKLTNSFLEEFREILDFTARRNEIKSYFCKCKKSQKETT, encoded by the coding sequence ATGAATAAAATTTATAAGCTTTTATCTTCTAAGCTTCGACTTGCAATTGTAATGCATTTATATTCATGCTCGATTTCCGATTGCAACGTCGATGACTTAGTTCAACAATTCAAAGTAAAGCAAGCTAATTTAAGTAAAAATTTAAAAATTTTACTTGATTCAAATGTAATTGAATTTACTAAAAATAAGCGTTTTATTTACTATAAATTAACTAATTCTTTTCTTGAAGAATTTCGTGAAATACTCGATTTTACCGCTAGAAGAAATGAAATTAAATCTTATTTTTGCAAATGCAAAAAAAGTCAAAAAGAAACCACTTAA
- the rplI gene encoding 50S ribosomal protein L9 — translation MKVILTKDSKYGKENAIIEVADGYAKNFLIPKGFAMAYSQDNLKIREQKLSDLSALEHEKRSKARELQKQIEELSLMFTLDAAIDKAQNLHVHGSVSTKELKTKLLEHKIKLHDHAIQHVHLNVEGTHVVEVSLYKDIKAKLRVNLHINVKK, via the coding sequence ATGAAAGTGATTTTAACTAAAGATTCAAAATACGGTAAAGAAAATGCAATCATAGAAGTTGCAGATGGATACGCTAAAAACTTTTTAATACCAAAAGGTTTTGCAATGGCCTACTCTCAAGATAATCTTAAAATTCGTGAACAAAAGTTAAGTGATTTATCAGCACTTGAACACGAAAAAAGATCAAAAGCTAGAGAGCTTCAAAAACAAATCGAAGAGCTAAGCTTAATGTTTACTCTTGACGCTGCAATTGATAAAGCTCAAAATCTTCATGTGCATGGATCGGTTTCAACTAAAGAACTAAAAACCAAGCTTTTAGAGCACAAAATCAAGCTTCACGATCATGCAATTCAACATGTGCATTTAAACGTAGAAGGAACTCATGTTGTTGAAGTTTCTTTATATAAAGATATAAAGGCAAAATTAAGGGTAAATCTTCATATCAATGTCAAAAAATAA
- a CDS encoding CNNM domain-containing protein, producing METTTEPSHLGIGIKITIFIIIFILFLLSSIFSGSETAYSTIPATQIQELNDKKTRFGNLIKKQLLRYNQILSTVLIANNLVNVASSVLTSFIIGSFFANDDDPLVLIISTLVVTPILVIFGEILPKLFAKKKPKLFLLLFSPFIEVLYYFFFVLTYPISKFSKQSDHTHSQDDIKKILELANYEGILDTKEKILAQKALDLNSTKINKHYIRLKNVVYLDSSLSVNKALETFKETNYSRMPVKKDKNFIGIVLLKDLIFSQNKSLLSLVKMVPSISIHSSLAKGLEIMKQNQIQMLFVTQNNSSNQVIGIITLEDILEEVVGEIYDEYDQEEIKEIHEISWEKSLVKASTLMDAIFKQLELNLELLSDEEKEMSLYDFIVSKSEDNSFKTNLKIYLDNKKISFKVLKLNQKNKAKTLVEIEKL from the coding sequence ATGGAAACAACAACTGAGCCCAGTCATTTGGGTATAGGCATAAAAATAACAATATTTATTATTATTTTTATTTTATTTTTATTAAGCAGTATTTTTTCAGGATCTGAAACTGCCTATAGCACTATACCCGCAACTCAAATTCAAGAATTAAACGATAAAAAAACTAGATTTGGTAATTTAATTAAAAAACAGCTTTTAAGATATAACCAAATTTTAAGTACCGTGCTAATTGCTAATAACTTAGTTAACGTAGCTTCTTCGGTTTTAACTAGTTTTATCATTGGATCATTTTTTGCCAATGACGATGATCCGCTGGTACTGATAATATCAACGCTAGTGGTAACCCCTATACTAGTTATATTTGGAGAGATACTACCAAAGCTTTTTGCAAAGAAAAAACCTAAGTTATTTCTGCTATTATTTAGCCCTTTTATCGAAGTTTTATATTACTTTTTCTTTGTACTTACTTATCCTATTAGTAAGTTTTCAAAACAAAGTGATCATACGCATTCACAAGACGATATTAAAAAAATTCTAGAGCTGGCTAATTATGAAGGAATTTTAGATACTAAAGAAAAAATTCTAGCTCAAAAAGCGCTTGATTTAAATTCGACAAAAATCAATAAGCACTACATTCGGCTAAAAAACGTTGTCTATTTAGATTCAAGTCTTTCAGTTAATAAAGCGCTAGAGACTTTCAAAGAGACAAACTACTCTAGAATGCCGGTTAAAAAAGATAAAAACTTTATCGGAATAGTTCTACTTAAAGATTTAATCTTTAGTCAAAATAAAAGCCTTTTATCACTGGTTAAAATGGTGCCAAGCATTTCAATTCATAGCTCGCTTGCTAAAGGTCTTGAGATCATGAAGCAAAACCAAATTCAAATGCTTTTTGTCACCCAAAATAATTCAAGCAATCAAGTGATAGGAATCATTACACTAGAAGATATTCTAGAAGAAGTAGTTGGTGAAATCTACGATGAATATGACCAAGAAGAAATAAAAGAAATTCATGAAATTTCTTGAGAAAAATCTCTGGTTAAAGCTAGCACATTAATGGATGCAATCTTCAAGCAACTTGAGCTTAATTTAGAGCTTCTTAGCGATGAAGAAAAAGAAATGTCACTGTATGATTTTATTGTTTCTAAAAGCGAAGATAATAGCTTTAAAACCAATTTAAAAATTTATTTAGATAACAAAAAAATTAGCTTTAAAGTCTTAAAGCTTAACCAAAAAAATAAAGCCAAAACCTTAGTTGAAATTGAAAAATTATAA
- a CDS encoding GGDEF domain-containing protein, translated as MINKKYLFLITFLVIFVSFTVAFVSLVFLNKITDMLMAIFSGVMVFSFAGALISFLFVLSSYSYSKLLVYDSFHHLIDEVMSNNNLGILIYDVDMRIIWMSKYLKNTFKEDYTSKTLNSYLEFITSDKHSADFLSKLDVNNNSSNLEFEYENTFYETQFWYLNNIVVIRNINVEKNYKTNIFQKRSIVGEIEMDNFQLYKSIYSDEQIFKLNKVLIDSLNTCVNNYDFIYRQYSDGKFIIFTNEESFQTLEKGNFHEFFKIKNNLDLSSKDDVNLLDAKLTLSVGFARGWENLKEKLESAKKALVVAQNRGGDQVVVNSFNEPTKYFGSNTEILPTSSKTKINFITNQLKEKLQDPKIENVIVYGHQHADLDVIGSAFALCELARVKYKKQANLFMKTYDSTVARMLSLVKYKTKDLKIIEKESTAKKNTDSNTLIIIVDTSNPQRTDYPNSLANAKKENIFILDHHRVAGSINFCYEKNTYIDTTASSTCEIISEILYFLEGEHNISQVAAQHLLNGIYLDTSQFTKSMTSRTFQAAAWLEAKGAKAIYAIDMLKINFETKKLVNEIIKNPIEVKKGYFLAYTKDELDNDIISIAADEMLKVRDRFASFVIAKLKNTNKYKLSARGIETNVQIICEAVGGGGHFNTAAAFSEEELEVFVDNTIMAITSTGKEIKNESDFN; from the coding sequence ATGATTAACAAAAAATATTTATTTCTAATAACCTTTTTAGTTATTTTTGTAAGTTTTACAGTGGCTTTTGTTTCACTGGTATTTCTTAACAAAATAACTGATATGCTAATGGCTATCTTTAGCGGGGTTATGGTTTTTTCATTTGCTGGTGCTTTAATTAGCTTTTTATTTGTGCTATCTAGTTATAGCTATTCAAAGCTTTTAGTTTATGATTCATTTCATCATTTAATCGATGAAGTTATGTCTAATAATAATTTAGGTATTTTAATTTATGACGTTGACATGCGTATTATTTGAATGTCAAAATATCTTAAAAACACTTTCAAAGAAGACTATACTTCAAAGACATTAAATAGTTATTTAGAATTTATAACTAGCGATAAACATAGCGCTGATTTTTTATCAAAACTTGACGTAAATAACAACAGTAGCAATTTAGAATTTGAATATGAAAATACATTCTATGAAACGCAGTTTTGATATTTAAATAATATTGTCGTTATTAGAAATATCAACGTTGAAAAAAACTATAAAACTAATATTTTTCAAAAAAGATCTATAGTTGGTGAAATTGAAATGGATAATTTCCAGCTATATAAAAGTATTTATTCAGATGAACAAATCTTTAAATTAAATAAGGTTTTAATAGATTCTTTAAATACTTGCGTTAATAATTACGATTTTATCTATCGCCAATACTCTGATGGAAAATTTATTATCTTTACCAATGAAGAGTCATTTCAAACACTGGAAAAAGGTAACTTTCACGAATTTTTCAAAATCAAAAACAATTTAGATTTAAGTAGCAAAGACGATGTTAATTTATTAGATGCCAAACTTACTTTATCAGTAGGATTTGCTCGTGGTTGAGAAAATCTAAAAGAAAAGCTAGAAAGCGCTAAAAAAGCGCTAGTGGTAGCGCAAAACCGTGGTGGAGATCAAGTTGTTGTTAATTCATTTAACGAGCCTACCAAATACTTTGGATCAAATACCGAAATTCTGCCAACTAGTTCTAAAACTAAAATTAATTTTATTACCAATCAGCTAAAAGAAAAGCTGCAAGATCCAAAAATTGAAAACGTAATAGTCTACGGACACCAACATGCCGACTTAGACGTTATAGGATCGGCCTTTGCGCTTTGCGAACTTGCTAGAGTTAAATACAAAAAGCAAGCTAATTTATTTATGAAAACCTACGATAGTACTGTCGCTAGAATGCTATCGCTAGTTAAATATAAAACTAAAGATTTAAAAATTATTGAAAAAGAATCAACTGCGAAAAAAAATACTGATTCAAATACGCTTATAATAATAGTAGATACATCTAATCCACAAAGAACAGATTATCCAAATTCGCTAGCTAACGCTAAAAAAGAAAATATATTTATATTAGATCACCATAGAGTAGCCGGAAGCATTAACTTTTGTTACGAAAAAAATACTTATATCGATACTACCGCGTCATCGACTTGTGAAATTATTTCAGAGATTTTATACTTCCTTGAAGGAGAACATAACATCTCTCAAGTTGCAGCGCAGCATCTACTAAATGGTATTTATCTAGATACATCGCAATTTACCAAGTCTATGACTTCAAGAACTTTTCAAGCAGCTGCTTGACTTGAAGCTAAAGGCGCTAAAGCTATTTATGCAATTGATATGCTAAAAATTAATTTCGAAACTAAAAAGTTAGTTAACGAAATTATTAAAAATCCAATTGAAGTTAAAAAAGGATATTTTTTAGCTTATACTAAAGACGAACTTGATAACGATATAATATCTATAGCAGCAGATGAAATGCTAAAAGTTAGAGATCGCTTTGCATCGTTTGTAATTGCAAAGCTTAAAAATACTAATAAATATAAACTTTCAGCTAGAGGAATTGAAACCAATGTTCAAATCATCTGTGAAGCCGTTGGTGGTGGAGGACACTTTAATACTGCAGCAGCTTTTAGCGAAGAAGAATTAGAAGTTTTTGTTGACAATACCATAATGGCAATAACATCAACTGGAAAAGAGATTAAAAATGAAAGTGATTTTAACTAA
- a CDS encoding APC family permease: MKVKTARKIGLLTATSISISSVIGIGIFFKNFTVLGAQAVPETDTFAFWSFILAWVLGAFISLLTVYSFSELSSSRQSKSGLAGWVEELSGSKKQGMTVKFLHSGFYYALLTAALPVFGMEAIFKAFEVATGSSVSQDPEFYLVVILLSLVFLVAMTTLNYFSLKWSSRLQVFSTAFKLLPLAIAFILGFVGTKYLGVDPKATDSASLEIVNKANEAKSYYLFGGLSYGITSGEKSFNFAGMFIALPAVLFAFDSFLSVGNLAKDVKNPKTVPVAAVLTIVISATVYILISIGAALKGTGFVGNLFTDIVLSVSKDPATRLTASKVLNSFVFFLIGFGALFVANSTSIVLLKSSEGLIEYRQVMFYKKLGELNKRYKNLGSLVLYSVFVSIYLLVVVLPSAISLSDSVIDSSTNLPTIMFFFIYAYTMLLGIIDRFKGGKKTKLKVKGFLPASVLAILLIVAVIGFQFVYKFIAKTAQSPNVADSAGLFFSGTTVFTLAHNSLTNFGLLALCIILALTNYFVVKRQLRSEGLTIEDTGNASDSEEEVSYEETSHEKHEGIFCKMMHKFKPKK, translated from the coding sequence ATGAAAGTAAAAACCGCGAGAAAAATCGGGCTATTAACTGCTACTAGTATTTCAATTAGTTCAGTTATTGGTATCGGTATTTTCTTTAAAAACTTTACTGTACTTGGTGCTCAGGCTGTTCCAGAAACAGATACCTTCGCATTTTGAAGTTTTATTCTTGCATGAGTATTAGGTGCATTTATTTCTCTACTTACAGTATATAGCTTTAGCGAACTTTCAAGCTCTCGTCAATCAAAATCAGGACTTGCTGGTTGAGTTGAAGAACTTTCAGGTTCTAAAAAGCAAGGTATGACTGTTAAGTTTCTTCACTCTGGATTTTACTACGCGCTATTAACTGCTGCTCTTCCTGTTTTTGGAATGGAAGCTATCTTTAAAGCATTTGAAGTAGCAACAGGAAGTAGCGTTAGTCAAGACCCAGAATTCTACCTTGTTGTAATACTGCTTTCTCTTGTATTTTTAGTTGCAATGACTACACTAAACTACTTCTCATTAAAGTGATCATCAAGACTACAAGTATTTTCAACAGCTTTTAAACTTTTACCACTTGCAATTGCATTTATTCTAGGATTTGTAGGAACTAAATATCTAGGAGTAGATCCTAAAGCGACTGATTCAGCTTCGCTAGAAATTGTAAATAAAGCAAATGAAGCTAAATCATATTATTTATTTGGAGGATTAAGTTACGGAATAACCTCAGGTGAAAAAAGCTTTAACTTTGCTGGAATGTTTATAGCTTTACCTGCTGTTTTATTTGCATTTGACTCATTTTTATCTGTAGGAAACTTAGCTAAAGATGTTAAAAATCCTAAAACAGTTCCTGTTGCTGCTGTTTTAACAATTGTAATTTCAGCTACCGTTTATATATTAATTTCTATTGGAGCTGCTCTTAAAGGAACAGGATTTGTTGGTAATTTATTTACAGACATTGTTTTATCTGTATCAAAAGATCCTGCAACAAGACTAACAGCAAGCAAAGTATTAAATTCATTTGTATTCTTCTTAATTGGTTTTGGAGCGCTTTTTGTAGCAAACTCTACATCAATAGTGCTTTTAAAATCAAGTGAAGGATTAATTGAATATCGTCAAGTAATGTTTTACAAAAAACTAGGTGAATTAAACAAAAGATATAAAAACCTAGGAAGCTTAGTATTATATTCTGTCTTTGTTTCAATTTATTTACTAGTGGTGGTTTTACCATCAGCGATATCACTAAGTGATTCTGTAATAGATTCATCTACAAACTTACCAACTATAATGTTTTTCTTTATATATGCATATACAATGCTATTAGGAATAATAGATAGATTTAAAGGTGGTAAGAAAACAAAACTTAAGGTTAAAGGATTCCTACCTGCTTCTGTTTTAGCAATTTTATTAATAGTAGCAGTAATTGGATTCCAATTTGTATATAAATTTATAGCAAAAACAGCTCAAAGCCCAAACGTTGCTGATTCTGCTGGACTATTTTTCTCAGGAACCACTGTCTTTACCTTAGCTCACAATAGTTTAACTAACTTCGGTCTATTAGCTCTTTGCATTATTTTAGCGCTAACTAACTACTTTGTTGTTAAAAGACAACTAAGATCAGAAGGGCTAACAATTGAAGATACAGGAAACGCAAGTGATTCTGAGGAAGAAGTATCATATGAAGAGACTTCTCATGAAAAACATGAAGGCATTTTCTGCAAGATGATGCACAAATTTAAGCCTAAAAAATAA
- the efp gene encoding elongation factor P: MIEVNKFKPGITFQDSGNIYVVLEATHSKQGRGQANVKAKAKNLRTGATTILSFTGGDKVEPAHIEKRKMNFLYSDDSNIYLMDSSDYSQIEIDLSKVEWEMNFLKENLEVQVRMFQDEILDIELPANVDLKVTYAPDAVKGNTTTNPQKKVTLETNFELETPMFIKENDVIIVSTETGKYVGKSK, from the coding sequence ATGATTGAAGTTAACAAATTTAAACCTGGAATTACATTTCAAGATTCAGGAAATATCTACGTAGTTTTAGAAGCTACTCATTCAAAACAAGGTAGAGGTCAAGCCAACGTTAAAGCTAAGGCTAAAAATTTAAGAACCGGAGCTACTACTATTCTTTCATTTACCGGTGGAGATAAAGTAGAACCAGCTCACATTGAAAAAAGAAAAATGAATTTTTTATATTCAGATGATTCAAATATTTATCTAATGGATAGCTCTGATTATAGCCAAATTGAAATTGATCTATCAAAAGTAGAATGAGAGATGAATTTCTTAAAAGAAAACTTAGAAGTTCAAGTTAGAATGTTTCAAGATGAAATTCTAGATATCGAACTTCCTGCTAATGTTGATTTAAAAGTAACATACGCTCCTGACGCTGTTAAAGGTAATACCACTACTAATCCACAGAAAAAAGTTACCCTAGAAACTAATTTTGAATTAGAAACTCCAATGTTTATTAAAGAAAATGATGTAATTATCGTTTCAACTGAAACCGGTAAATATGTCGGAAAAAGCAAATAA
- a CDS encoding replicative DNA helicase — MSKNKAIYSVIEKYNLKPENATKHQNKELEEQLLSLIIDSKESQEFALSVIKKEYFFYTENQAIFQLIGEIIEKKERHKFTDLVDILRDLKLDEYKHISSRVTPEYINSLYSTNLNTENLIPYIEELENLYIKRYFEAYFKEMSSTVKEKTFDVKTLMTDLENLKSETREKSLQSKNFVEHGNVQMDVVIEVQEVIEGLNKHWGLTSSFKNIDDIVQGFRPGQLVILAARPGIGKTALALNMAAHIARNVQDKDKNNKVLFISLEMQKKELAKRVMSFTLNVDLKYLTNPKNIKKPREWKVPELVWSNNRNNEFKKLNENLLYDDDVTGNLNDIIWKIKNFKKDNEDLAFVVVDYLQLVSATDISGNRQNEVSAISRSLKQLAIELNIPILALSQLSRNVESRENRRPQLHDLRESGSIEQDADIVIFLSRKESYDKLSKVSKDGEVQKNAQSIRTEKGAFVINTEVGIAKNRNGIIGTTNLAFYSNRVLFIDYNEYRPTNKFNKGRN; from the coding sequence ATGTCAAAAAATAAGGCCATTTATAGCGTTATTGAAAAATATAACCTAAAGCCAGAAAATGCTACTAAACACCAAAATAAAGAGCTAGAAGAACAACTTCTATCTTTAATTATTGACTCTAAAGAATCTCAAGAATTCGCCCTTAGCGTTATTAAAAAAGAGTATTTCTTTTATACAGAAAATCAAGCCATATTTCAATTAATTGGCGAGATAATTGAAAAAAAAGAAAGACACAAATTCACTGATTTAGTTGATATTTTGCGGGATTTAAAACTCGATGAATATAAACATATTTCATCTAGAGTTACTCCTGAATATATAAACTCACTTTATTCTACTAATTTAAATACAGAAAATTTAATTCCTTATATTGAAGAGCTAGAAAATTTATATATTAAAAGATATTTTGAAGCTTACTTTAAGGAAATGTCATCAACTGTTAAAGAAAAAACCTTTGACGTTAAAACTTTAATGACTGATTTAGAAAATCTAAAATCAGAAACCAGAGAAAAATCGCTTCAATCTAAAAACTTCGTCGAACACGGTAATGTCCAAATGGATGTAGTTATTGAAGTTCAAGAAGTAATCGAAGGGCTCAACAAACACTGAGGACTAACTTCTTCTTTTAAAAATATCGATGACATAGTTCAAGGATTTCGTCCAGGGCAACTTGTTATTCTAGCTGCTCGTCCTGGAATCGGTAAAACCGCGCTAGCTTTAAATATGGCAGCGCATATCGCTAGAAACGTTCAAGACAAAGATAAAAATAATAAAGTTTTATTTATCTCTCTTGAGATGCAAAAAAAAGAACTTGCCAAAAGAGTTATGTCATTTACTCTTAACGTGGATTTAAAATATCTTACTAATCCGAAAAATATTAAAAAGCCTCGTGAATGAAAAGTTCCTGAGCTAGTTTGATCAAATAATCGTAATAACGAATTTAAAAAACTCAACGAAAATTTATTATATGATGATGACGTTACTGGTAATTTAAACGATATTATTTGGAAAATTAAAAACTTTAAAAAAGATAATGAAGATCTTGCTTTTGTAGTAGTTGACTATCTCCAGCTAGTAAGCGCTACTGATATTTCAGGAAATCGTCAAAATGAGGTTTCAGCGATATCAAGAAGCTTAAAACAGCTAGCTATCGAGCTTAATATTCCAATTCTAGCGCTATCACAGCTTTCAAGAAACGTAGAAAGCCGTGAAAATAGAAGGCCGCAGCTTCATGACTTGCGTGAATCAGGATCAATCGAGCAAGATGCCGATATTGTTATCTTTTTATCAAGAAAAGAATCATATGATAAGTTATCGAAAGTATCTAAAGATGGTGAAGTTCAAAAAAATGCACAAAGCATTAGAACTGAAAAAGGTGCTTTTGTAATTAATACAGAAGTAGGAATTGCTAAAAATAGAAATGGTATAATTGGAACTACAAATTTAGCATTTTACTCAAATAGGGTATTATTTATAGATTACAATGAATATAGACCTACAAATAAATTCAACAAAGGACGCAATTAA
- a CDS encoding dUTP diphosphatase, translating to MNLEEIFLRQKALDEKILQKSNSLRSEKLDSNYRFKLASIALLVELAEFANEIESFKYWKANKKDNSAKIREEFADALHFLVSFANEYKICYNISTKIISDDINIQLIEILKSVVDFFNDLNKEKLTKAFELILGIYQMLGYTEADLLSDYIKVNEKNLKRLENNY from the coding sequence ATGAATTTAGAAGAAATCTTTTTACGTCAAAAAGCTTTAGATGAAAAAATTCTTCAAAAAAGTAATAGCTTGAGAAGTGAAAAATTAGATAGTAATTATAGATTCAAACTTGCATCAATTGCACTACTAGTTGAGCTTGCAGAATTTGCAAATGAGATAGAATCTTTTAAATATTGAAAAGCTAATAAAAAAGATAATTCGGCCAAAATTCGGGAAGAATTTGCAGATGCACTACATTTTTTAGTAAGTTTTGCAAATGAATATAAAATATGTTATAATATATCCACTAAAATCATTTCAGATGATATAAATATACAGTTAATTGAGATACTAAAAAGCGTTGTAGATTTCTTCAATGACTTAAATAAGGAAAAGTTAACTAAAGCCTTTGAATTGATTTTAGGAATATATCAAATGCTAGGTTATACCGAAGCAGATTTACTTAGTGATTACATTAAAGTAAATGAAAAAAACTTAAAAAGACTTGAAAACAATTATTAG